A single region of the Geobacillus subterraneus genome encodes:
- a CDS encoding aldo/keto reductase family protein encodes MKYRKLGRTGLKVSEISLGSWLTYGNSVEKETAIRVIDKAYELGINSFDTANVYARGEAENIVGEALRKYPRESYVIATKVFWPMGDGPNDRGLSRKHVFEQLHASLKRLQLDYVDIYYCHRYDKETPVDETLRTIDDLVRQGKVLYVGVSEWTAQQIQEALGVADHYLLDRIVVNQPQYNMFHRYIEKEVIPVCEQNGISQIVFSPLAQGVLTGKYKRGQALPADSRAADPKANTFIQGLLNDEVFMKVEQLEKVAAELGITLSQLALAWVLRQPNVASALIGASRPEQVEENVKAVDVVLSEEVLEKIEEILA; translated from the coding sequence ATGAAGTACCGAAAACTCGGCCGCACCGGGCTTAAGGTGAGCGAAATCAGTTTAGGTAGCTGGCTTACATACGGCAATTCCGTAGAAAAAGAAACCGCCATCCGCGTCATTGACAAAGCGTATGAGTTGGGCATCAACTCGTTTGACACGGCGAACGTGTATGCGCGCGGGGAAGCGGAAAACATCGTCGGCGAGGCGCTCCGCAAATATCCGCGCGAGTCGTACGTCATCGCGACGAAAGTGTTTTGGCCGATGGGCGACGGCCCGAACGACCGCGGCTTGTCCCGCAAACATGTGTTTGAGCAGCTCCATGCGAGCTTAAAACGGCTGCAGCTCGATTATGTCGATATTTACTACTGCCACCGTTATGACAAAGAGACGCCGGTCGATGAAACGCTGCGCACGATCGACGACCTCGTCCGCCAAGGGAAAGTGCTCTATGTCGGCGTCAGCGAATGGACAGCCCAGCAAATTCAAGAAGCGCTCGGCGTAGCCGATCACTATTTGCTCGACCGAATCGTCGTCAATCAGCCGCAATACAACATGTTTCACCGATACATCGAAAAAGAAGTCATTCCGGTGTGCGAACAAAACGGCATCAGCCAAATCGTCTTCTCGCCGCTCGCCCAGGGGGTGCTGACCGGCAAATACAAACGAGGGCAAGCGTTGCCGGCTGACAGCCGCGCCGCCGATCCGAAAGCGAACACGTTCATCCAAGGATTGCTCAATGACGAAGTGTTCATGAAGGTGGAACAGCTCGAAAAAGTCGCTGCTGAACTTGGCATTACATTATCGCAGCTTGCGCTCGCTTGGGTATTGCGCCAGCCGAACGTTGCCAGCGCCTTAATCGGCGCCAGCCGTCCGGAACAAGTGGAAGAAAACGTCAAGGCGGTCGATGTTGTGTTAAGCGAAGAGGTGCTGGAGAAAATCGAGGAGATTTTAGCGTAA
- a CDS encoding sigma 54-interacting transcriptional regulator: MTVGHGASATLGRHQTLQEAVQLLAAHGIDAVDVVDEYGRTVGRCTWRMVLRAVADGMDRAMTVEDVLAVFSLEGETEKRNAHSETPDAEDDSGAAAELERLRGELEETHRLAETMKTVLDAAYEGVVVVDGNGVIREINRAYCQFLGIRREDAIGKHVTEVIENTRLHICVQSGIPERGYIQKIYGQPMVVHRIPIWRDGEVIGAIGMLIFQGVSEVYEIFRRLQELSREASRKEKNGAAAPKQEAATSAAVGVERIIGRHPTIAAVKQMIRRAARVPSTVLITGESGTGKEVAARAIHEAGPHADGPFVSVNCAAIPEALLEAELFGYEDGAFTGAKKGGKPGKFQLAHRGTLFLDEIGDMPLAMQAKILRVLEEKKVEKVGGLSETEVDVRIIAATNKPLEEMVRGGTFREDLFYRLNIIRIHLPPLRERKTDIPALLAYHMERLCRQFGVTTKSFAKEAMEVLISYSWPGNIRELVNVVEWLISMVEGENIEREHLPAYLSAIQPMAASMQYGGVNIADRWKEMVYQSERERIAAALVAANGNKAEAARRLGIHRSTLYEKLKKYGF, translated from the coding sequence ATGACGGTTGGTCATGGCGCATCAGCGACCCTTGGCCGCCATCAAACGTTGCAGGAGGCGGTTCAGTTGCTAGCGGCACACGGGATAGACGCCGTTGATGTCGTCGATGAATACGGGCGCACGGTCGGGCGATGTACGTGGCGGATGGTGCTGCGGGCGGTGGCGGATGGAATGGATCGCGCGATGACAGTAGAAGATGTATTGGCGGTATTTTCATTAGAGGGTGAAACAGAGAAGAGAAACGCCCACTCGGAAACGCCCGATGCAGAAGATGATTCGGGCGCGGCAGCTGAGCTTGAACGATTAAGGGGCGAGCTGGAGGAAACGCACCGTCTGGCTGAAACGATGAAAACGGTGCTGGATGCGGCGTATGAAGGGGTCGTCGTCGTCGATGGGAACGGGGTCATTCGGGAAATCAACCGGGCGTACTGCCAGTTTCTCGGCATCCGGCGAGAGGATGCGATCGGAAAACATGTGACGGAAGTGATCGAAAATACCCGTTTGCACATTTGCGTGCAATCCGGTATTCCGGAGCGTGGATATATTCAAAAAATTTACGGCCAGCCGATGGTTGTGCACCGCATCCCGATTTGGCGTGACGGCGAAGTCATCGGAGCGATTGGGATGCTCATTTTCCAAGGGGTATCGGAAGTGTACGAAATTTTCCGGCGCCTGCAAGAGCTGTCACGCGAGGCAAGCCGGAAGGAGAAAAACGGGGCGGCAGCGCCAAAACAAGAGGCGGCCACCTCCGCCGCCGTAGGGGTGGAGCGCATCATTGGCCGCCATCCGACGATTGCGGCGGTGAAACAAATGATCCGCCGGGCGGCGCGCGTGCCGTCGACCGTATTGATCACCGGCGAAAGCGGAACGGGGAAGGAAGTGGCGGCGCGGGCGATTCATGAGGCGGGCCCGCATGCGGACGGACCGTTTGTCAGCGTGAACTGCGCCGCCATCCCGGAGGCGCTTTTGGAAGCGGAGCTGTTCGGCTATGAGGATGGGGCGTTCACCGGAGCGAAAAAGGGAGGCAAGCCCGGCAAGTTTCAGCTTGCCCACCGAGGGACGCTGTTTTTAGACGAAATCGGTGATATGCCGCTCGCGATGCAAGCGAAGATTTTGCGCGTGCTTGAGGAAAAGAAAGTAGAGAAAGTCGGCGGACTGTCCGAAACGGAGGTGGATGTGCGCATCATTGCCGCGACGAACAAACCGCTCGAGGAGATGGTGCGGGGCGGAACGTTCCGGGAAGATTTGTTTTACCGCCTGAACATTATCCGCATCCATCTCCCGCCGCTGCGTGAACGGAAAACGGATATTCCCGCCTTGCTTGCCTACCATATGGAGCGTCTTTGCCGGCAGTTCGGCGTCACGACGAAATCGTTTGCGAAAGAGGCGATGGAGGTGTTGATCAGCTATTCATGGCCGGGAAACATTCGCGAGCTGGTCAATGTCGTCGAGTGGCTCATTAGTATGGTGGAAGGGGAGAACATTGAGCGCGAACATTTGCCTGCCTATTTGTCTGCCATTCAGCCGATGGCGGCATCTATGCAATATGGCGGTGTGAACATCGCCGACCGGTGGAAAGAAATGGTCTACCAATCCGAACGCGAACGCATCGCTGCCGCCCTTGTCGCGGCGAACGGCAATAAGGCGGAAGCAGCGAGGAGACTCGGCATTCACCGATCTACATTATATGAGAAATTAAAAAAGTATGGATTTTGA